The proteins below come from a single Acidimicrobiia bacterium genomic window:
- a CDS encoding pirin family protein, protein MPAITVEDLSSLARVAPASIDSVIERPVQSITTAPQGFEGEGFPVRRAFAGVDLSVLDPFVHLDQMGEVEYAPGEPKGTPWHPHRGFETVTYMIDGELRHQDSHGGGGKITDGDTQWMTAGSGILHIETPPEELVVSGGLFHGFQLWVNLPSRDKWLPPKYQDLRAGDVGLLTSPDGDVLLRLIAGDLGGVSGPGSTHTPITMVHATLYPGARLSLPWRRDFNALVYVLNGNARFGTDGRPAGMGQLVAFGRGDSITISADELQESRSPNVDVLILGGRPIGEPVAWYGPFVMNNRAELVQAFEDYESGKLGTIPADRIDRHPHDFA, encoded by the coding sequence ATGCCAGCCATAACCGTTGAAGACCTCTCCAGCCTTGCTCGAGTCGCTCCGGCTTCCATCGACAGCGTGATCGAGCGCCCGGTTCAGTCGATCACGACTGCTCCGCAGGGCTTCGAGGGAGAAGGATTCCCGGTCCGCCGCGCCTTCGCCGGAGTCGACCTCTCGGTGCTCGACCCATTCGTGCACCTCGATCAGATGGGTGAGGTCGAGTATGCCCCCGGAGAGCCAAAGGGCACGCCGTGGCATCCGCACCGCGGTTTCGAGACGGTCACCTACATGATCGACGGCGAACTCCGCCACCAGGACTCCCACGGCGGGGGCGGCAAGATCACCGACGGGGACACCCAGTGGATGACTGCCGGCTCGGGGATCCTCCACATCGAGACCCCGCCGGAGGAACTCGTCGTGTCGGGCGGGCTGTTCCACGGATTCCAGCTGTGGGTCAATCTCCCGTCGCGGGACAAGTGGCTTCCCCCCAAGTACCAGGATCTACGCGCCGGCGACGTCGGCCTGCTCACCAGTCCCGATGGCGATGTGCTGCTCCGCCTGATTGCCGGCGATCTCGGCGGGGTTTCCGGACCCGGCTCGACTCATACGCCGATCACCATGGTGCACGCCACCCTGTACCCCGGGGCACGCCTGAGCCTTCCATGGAGGAGAGACTTCAACGCGCTGGTATACGTCTTGAACGGCAACGCTCGATTCGGAACGGACGGACGGCCGGCCGGCATGGGTCAGTTGGTGGCGTTCGGGCGAGGAGACTCCATCACCATCTCAGCAGACGAACTGCAGGAGTCACGCAGCCCCAACGTGGATGTGCTGATTCTGGGCGGCAGGCCGATCGGCGAGCCCGTCGCCTGGTACGGACCGTTCGTCATGAACAACCGGGCCGAACTGGTGCAAGCATTCGAAGACTACGAATCGGGCAAGCTCGGAACGATCCCCGCCGACCGGATCGACCGCCACCCGCACGATTTCGCATGA
- a CDS encoding adenylate/guanylate cyclase domain-containing protein, producing MSEAPVEMVALNADIVGYSRLLADDLEATTATMEDYKDLVEDRVGESGGTLVNFVGDNFMAVFDDATDAVRTAIAIANEIESKNADRARTGQIRFRMGMDQGGVAVSDGRYFGDALNIAARIQAIAPPGGLSVSGRVYQALDEPALRFKPLGKRRLKNIPEEVDVYEFADLPADGRSGSAQRPLALESPTVAVLPIHADMVDESVRATAGILRMDLIHRLTRVPQLSVIDAKAELGSSGAPGTARYMIETGIHQAGDNVRIYATLFDVTSMNVVKSHKWTTTVAGLFALSEQLADEVARAIEVDLVVGEPAGLYADLDDPEAIEQVYLGWYHLTSGTVEGWSRAVDLFGRVADSHPDQPYGHVLSAFANWTGAANGWSREPEQMLLKARDQARIALGLGDPTGMARTVEAAVLMSQGRAEEALEAIENVEIIRPTCDVTFGLEGSVRRYLGQWEKAIDLTDVAMRLTGVNKPWYPTVKACSLYMGGRVEEAAFVAEMVLEHQPHNLEALLVLTAAQVELGLDRRARATAELIRERYPAVDVAQWIEANPYQGRDMVERWKADLVAAGAIDLDRENGTGT from the coding sequence GTGAGCGAAGCTCCGGTCGAAATGGTGGCTCTCAACGCAGACATTGTTGGGTACAGCAGGCTCCTTGCCGACGACCTCGAGGCCACGACGGCGACCATGGAGGACTACAAAGACCTGGTCGAGGATAGAGTCGGCGAGAGCGGGGGCACCCTGGTCAACTTCGTCGGCGACAACTTCATGGCGGTCTTCGATGATGCGACGGATGCAGTGCGCACCGCCATCGCGATCGCCAACGAGATCGAATCCAAGAACGCCGATCGCGCTCGAACCGGCCAGATACGCTTTCGCATGGGAATGGACCAGGGTGGAGTCGCCGTCTCCGACGGTCGGTATTTTGGCGATGCCCTGAACATCGCCGCACGGATTCAAGCCATAGCCCCTCCCGGAGGGCTCAGTGTGTCCGGGAGGGTCTACCAAGCCCTGGACGAGCCGGCCCTGCGATTCAAGCCGCTCGGCAAGCGCCGGCTGAAGAACATTCCGGAGGAAGTGGACGTCTATGAGTTCGCCGACCTCCCCGCCGATGGTCGCTCCGGATCGGCACAAAGACCGCTGGCACTCGAGTCGCCGACGGTCGCGGTTCTCCCCATCCATGCCGATATGGTGGACGAATCTGTGCGGGCAACAGCGGGCATACTCCGGATGGACCTGATCCATCGTCTGACCAGAGTCCCTCAATTGAGCGTGATCGACGCCAAGGCCGAACTGGGCAGTAGCGGCGCACCGGGAACCGCCCGTTACATGATCGAGACCGGAATCCATCAGGCCGGCGACAACGTCAGGATCTACGCAACGCTCTTCGACGTCACATCCATGAACGTCGTCAAGTCACACAAGTGGACGACGACGGTGGCCGGCCTGTTCGCCCTATCGGAGCAGCTGGCGGATGAGGTGGCTCGGGCGATAGAAGTTGACCTGGTGGTGGGAGAACCTGCCGGCCTCTACGCGGATCTGGACGATCCGGAAGCGATAGAGCAGGTCTATCTCGGTTGGTACCACCTGACGAGCGGCACAGTCGAGGGATGGTCTCGGGCTGTGGATCTATTCGGCCGGGTCGCCGACTCGCATCCAGACCAGCCCTACGGGCACGTGCTTTCCGCCTTTGCGAACTGGACGGGCGCAGCCAACGGCTGGTCCCGGGAGCCCGAGCAGATGTTGCTCAAGGCGCGAGACCAGGCTCGGATTGCACTCGGGCTGGGCGATCCGACCGGTATGGCGCGGACGGTCGAGGCCGCCGTTCTGATGTCTCAGGGTCGCGCCGAGGAAGCTTTGGAGGCCATAGAGAACGTCGAAATCATCAGACCCACCTGCGACGTCACCTTCGGCCTGGAGGGCAGCGTCCGGCGATACCTCGGGCAATGGGAGAAAGCGATTGATCTCACCGATGTTGCCATGCGCCTGACGGGGGTCAACAAGCCGTGGTATCCGACGGTCAAGGCATGTTCGCTGTACATGGGGGGCAGAGTCGAGGAGGCGGCGTTCGTGGCCGAGATGGTTCTCGAGCACCAACCACACAACCTGGAGGCTCTGCTCGTCCTGACCGCGGCCCAGGTCGAGTTGGGGCTCGATCGACGGGCCCGGGCGACTGCCGAACTGATTCGGGAACGCTACCCCGCGGTGGACGTAGCGCAATGGATCGAAGCCAACCCCTATCAGGGTCGGGATATGGTCGAACGGTGGAAAGCAGACCTCGTTGCCGCCGGAGCGATCGACCTCGATCGGGAAAACGGCACCGGCACATAG
- a CDS encoding LLM class flavin-dependent oxidoreductase, whose amino-acid sequence MSVGRSGVGLVLPMLEKPLSGEKPSWPEIRNMAKHAEALGFDTVWVADELLWRIPDWPGPRGWWECVSMAGAVAASTSTVGVGTWVLSALHRNPGLTVKVAETLDEISGGRFILGLGAGHAGDQGATFGYPPDKTVSRYEEALEIVVPALRGEIVSSEGRYHHAQQLEIRPRGPRPGVIPLMLGAHGPRTMRLAARHADIWSAFATESSLPEWFAPMLDRLEEACVSVDRDPATLGRSIGVFVEPTDDHSAEATGLGVPISGSPAEIAETIARFGEIGVTRVELVPWPGTEESLDAIGPVIELLDE is encoded by the coding sequence GTGTCGGTAGGTCGTTCAGGAGTCGGTCTGGTGCTGCCGATGCTCGAGAAGCCCCTGTCGGGTGAGAAGCCTTCGTGGCCCGAGATCAGGAATATGGCGAAGCACGCCGAAGCTCTCGGTTTCGACACCGTGTGGGTGGCTGATGAACTCTTGTGGCGTATCCCGGATTGGCCCGGTCCGCGCGGATGGTGGGAATGCGTGTCGATGGCCGGAGCGGTGGCAGCCAGCACCTCGACGGTCGGTGTCGGGACCTGGGTGCTCTCGGCACTGCATCGAAATCCGGGTCTGACGGTCAAGGTCGCCGAGACGCTCGACGAGATAAGCGGCGGCCGTTTCATCCTGGGTCTGGGCGCCGGTCACGCGGGCGATCAGGGAGCAACCTTTGGCTACCCGCCGGACAAGACGGTCTCGCGTTATGAGGAAGCCCTCGAGATCGTTGTTCCGGCGCTGCGCGGCGAGATCGTTTCAAGCGAGGGCCGCTACCACCACGCCCAACAGCTGGAGATCCGTCCGCGCGGTCCTCGTCCGGGCGTCATCCCTCTCATGCTGGGTGCGCACGGGCCGCGCACGATGAGACTGGCGGCACGGCATGCGGACATCTGGAGCGCATTCGCCACCGAGAGCAGCCTGCCTGAGTGGTTCGCCCCGATGCTCGACCGGCTGGAGGAAGCGTGCGTCAGCGTGGATCGCGACCCGGCCACGCTGGGGCGCTCGATTGGAGTTTTCGTCGAGCCGACCGACGATCACAGCGCGGAAGCAACCGGGCTCGGAGTGCCGATTTCGGGGTCGCCGGCCGAGATTGCCGAGACTATTGCCCGGTTCGGCGAGATCGGTGTGACGAGGGTGGAGCTGGTCCCGTGGCCGGGAACCGAGGAGAGCCTGGATGCCATTGGCCCGGTGATCGAGCTTCTCGATGAGTGA
- a CDS encoding YceI family protein: protein MTAAAHALTRTTDGSKIVPTEGTWQIDPAHSSVEFLARHLMVTKVRGSFPDVTGTIDVAGNPLDSSVSVTIATGSVSTGAPDRDGHLTSPDFFDVAAYPEMKFVSTGIVASGDAWVLNGDLTIKGITKPVAIDFRFEGLVDDPWGNSKAAFSGRTEILREEWGLTWNVALESGGVLVSKRITIEIEVQATPA from the coding sequence ATGACCGCCGCAGCTCATGCGCTCACCCGCACCACCGACGGGAGCAAAATCGTCCCAACCGAGGGCACCTGGCAGATCGACCCCGCTCACTCGTCCGTTGAGTTCCTTGCCCGTCACCTCATGGTCACGAAGGTACGCGGCTCGTTCCCGGACGTCACCGGCACGATCGACGTCGCCGGGAACCCTCTCGACAGTTCCGTTTCTGTGACGATCGCGACAGGCTCGGTGTCGACCGGCGCCCCCGACCGCGACGGACATCTCACTTCGCCCGACTTCTTCGACGTCGCGGCGTACCCGGAGATGAAGTTCGTCTCCACCGGTATTGTCGCCAGCGGCGACGCCTGGGTCCTCAACGGAGACCTGACCATCAAGGGGATCACCAAGCCCGTGGCGATCGACTTCCGGTTCGAGGGCCTCGTGGACGATCCGTGGGGCAACTCCAAGGCAGCCTTCTCGGGAAGGACCGAGATCCTGCGAGAGGAGTGGGGACTGACCTGGAACGTCGCGCTCGAATCCGGCGGGGTGCTCGTTTCCAAGAGAATCACAATCGAGATCGAGGTTCAAGCCACGCCGGCCTAA
- a CDS encoding MarR family transcriptional regulator — protein sequence MAVKLKTTEASETWRAVMTAFTRVNAVLAEEMDAETDVSLEWYGILLMLSQAEGGAMRASDVADQIGLSRSGTTRLIDRLERGGLVERRSCGSDRRGTFVALTAQGEETFKKAGRMHLRGIDEHVGSHLTSDEMADLRRILTKLAAGVEGEALALLGRSIDAS from the coding sequence ATGGCAGTGAAACTCAAGACCACCGAGGCTTCCGAGACCTGGCGCGCGGTGATGACTGCGTTCACCCGCGTCAACGCAGTGCTCGCCGAGGAAATGGACGCCGAGACCGACGTGTCGCTCGAGTGGTACGGCATCCTGCTCATGCTCTCCCAAGCCGAAGGAGGCGCTATGCGAGCCTCGGATGTCGCCGATCAGATCGGTCTCAGCCGCAGCGGGACCACACGGCTCATCGACCGCCTCGAGCGCGGCGGCCTGGTGGAGCGCCGGTCCTGCGGATCAGATCGACGCGGGACCTTCGTTGCCCTGACCGCGCAAGGTGAAGAGACGTTCAAGAAGGCTGGACGAATGCATCTCCGCGGCATCGACGAACACGTCGGATCACACCTCACGTCCGATGAGATGGCAGACCTCCGCAGGATCCTCACCAAGCTCGCGGCCGGTGTCGAGGGCGAGGCGCTTGCATTGCTTGGCCGGTCGATCGACGCATCCTGA
- a CDS encoding EamA family transporter, with amino-acid sequence MAAVTAARSGLPERRVLAAFGLFVLAGGGASVAIRITYEEMAPFWVGTARFGLAALAFWALSVSKKLSLPRGRALFGAVLFGTLTVGLAFALIGWGLIETPASTFQTLMALIPLGTLFLSSFQGLEAITRRGIAGSFLAVAGIAVTVAGTGGSGTSIPHIIAIIVASVFVAEGGVLIKKFPPNPPVMTNAIAMTTGALILGAVSLARGESWTVPSQADTWVALVYLVVFVTIIAFLLYMFVLEKWTASGASYGFVLVPLVTIVVAATVAGEAITAGFLAGAALVLAGVYVGALMPTKTKQEELRKCQDQSVGVLHRCA; translated from the coding sequence ATGGCAGCTGTCACGGCCGCCCGCAGCGGCTTGCCGGAGAGACGGGTTCTGGCCGCCTTCGGCTTGTTCGTACTGGCCGGCGGCGGCGCCTCCGTCGCCATCCGCATCACCTACGAGGAGATGGCCCCGTTCTGGGTCGGAACAGCGCGATTCGGGTTGGCAGCACTGGCATTCTGGGCACTGTCCGTCTCCAAGAAGCTGTCATTGCCCCGAGGGCGAGCACTCTTCGGCGCGGTGCTCTTCGGAACGCTCACCGTTGGATTGGCTTTCGCCCTGATCGGTTGGGGCCTCATCGAAACACCGGCGAGCACCTTTCAGACCCTGATGGCACTCATCCCGCTCGGAACGCTGTTCCTTTCTTCATTTCAAGGCCTGGAGGCGATAACCCGGCGCGGGATTGCCGGTTCCTTTCTTGCAGTCGCCGGTATCGCCGTCACCGTTGCAGGCACCGGCGGATCGGGGACTTCGATCCCGCACATCATCGCGATAATCGTGGCATCGGTATTCGTCGCCGAGGGCGGTGTATTGATCAAGAAGTTCCCTCCGAATCCTCCTGTCATGACCAATGCAATTGCCATGACGACCGGCGCGCTCATCCTCGGCGCCGTGTCACTGGCCCGGGGTGAGTCGTGGACCGTCCCCTCCCAGGCGGATACGTGGGTCGCCCTCGTCTACCTGGTGGTGTTCGTGACGATCATCGCCTTCCTGCTCTACATGTTCGTTCTGGAGAAATGGACGGCATCGGGAGCGTCCTATGGATTCGTGCTCGTTCCTCTGGTAACCATCGTGGTTGCAGCAACAGTGGCCGGCGAGGCGATCACGGCGGGGTTTCTCGCAGGCGCGGCTCTGGTGCTGGCCGGGGTCTACGTGGGAGCCTTGATGCCCACCAAGACGAAACAGGAGGAACTCCGGAAGTGCCAAGATCAATCCGTGGGGGTCCTTCATCGTTGCGCTTGA
- a CDS encoding VOC family protein produces the protein MTIATRGINHPALVGRNYEETIHFYTEVLGMRLVLEQPNLDDQSQVHLFFEAGPGQFVAYFVPEQGSLPETPPRRQLGGMLHLALNLSVPIEEAMATLDAHGVKYRGPVDRGYERSIYFRDPNGAVIELLTWINPVPDGIDEGDLIVAAQQHRKARGGDFIELEDVTAALDGM, from the coding sequence ATGACAATCGCGACGCGCGGCATCAACCATCCCGCTCTGGTAGGGCGCAACTACGAAGAGACGATCCACTTCTACACGGAAGTGCTCGGGATGCGGCTCGTTCTCGAACAGCCGAACCTCGACGACCAGAGTCAGGTTCACTTGTTCTTCGAGGCAGGCCCCGGACAGTTCGTTGCCTATTTCGTGCCCGAGCAGGGTTCGCTTCCGGAGACCCCGCCGCGCCGGCAGCTGGGCGGCATGCTGCACCTGGCTCTGAACCTGTCTGTGCCGATCGAAGAGGCCATGGCGACACTCGATGCGCACGGGGTGAAGTACCGGGGTCCGGTGGATCGGGGCTACGAGCGATCGATCTACTTTCGCGATCCGAATGGCGCGGTCATCGAGCTCCTCACGTGGATCAACCCGGTGCCCGACGGTATCGACGAGGGCGACCTCATCGTCGCCGCCCAGCAGCACCGCAAGGCACGAGGGGGCGATTTCATCGAACTCGAGGACGTAACCGCCGCCCTCGATGGGATGTAA